CGTCGCCGTCGACGGCGCCGAAGGGGCCGGGCTCCTCGGCGTCGCTCGCGCCGGTGTCGTCGTCGACTTCGACGAGTCGGTCGAGGCCGAAGGTGTAGTCGTTGGCGCGACAGAACTCGCGGAAGGCGTCGAACTCCTCGCGGTCGGCGAACCAGCGTCGCTCGGTCCAGCCGTCGGGCGTGACCGTCACGCGGTCGGGGACCGACCTGTTGTCGGCGAGCGCCTCCAACCCTTCCGGCGGCCCGCCGGTGGGGCGACACTGGTAGCGGCGCGTGTCGCCGTCGGCGACGACCAGCGAGTGGTCGGTCACCGAGTCGGCCTCCGCGAACGCGGCCTCGACCGCCTCGCGGTCGGCGCCCACGGTCCGCACGACGAACTCCGGCGGCCCCGACGGCGCGGCCTGGACCGACTCGAACTCGACGGTCGCCGCCGGAACGCCGGCCGCCACGTCGACGAGCGCCAGGTCCGCGCCCGTCAGGCGAAACTCCGCGATCAGTCCCATGGGACTCCGGAGGGCGTCGAGCCTGTTAACCGCTCGGTCGTCCCGGTGCCGGGACGGCCTGAGTGGGACACCGAGTGCCGTCAGTCGCGACCGTTCGCGTCCGCCCGTCGCTCGTCGAGCGCGAGGAGGACGTAGATCAAGCCGGTCAGCCGGGTCGCGGGATACACCCACGATTTCCAGTCGCACCGGTCGGCGTCGGCGTACACCAGCGTCGCCCCCCGGTCGACGTAGCCGTGCGGGGACGCCAGCGCGAGGAGCCCGACGACGCCGAGTCCCTTCTTCAGCGCGGGGTAGTGCGCTTCGCCCCGCGACGCCAGGAACAGGAGCGCGACGCCCTCGGCCCGGACGGCGAACGGGACCCACCACCGGCGTTCACACTCCTCGGGGTTCTCGAGGGCGACGCGCTCGGCGGCGGTGACGAGCGCGTCCGGCCGGAGCAGTTCGACGACACCGATAGCCGCGAAGAGCGTGCGGATCATGACCGTCTCGAACCAGGGGCGCAGCCGTCATGAGCGCGCTACGTGCTGGTGCAGGGTAGGCTGGTGCAGGGCATGCTGGTGCAGGGCAGTCGTGACCGCGAGCGCGGGTGCGAACGGGCGTCGCTCAGTCGTCGGCCGGCGACTCGGCGGTCCCGCTCTCACCGGCGGCCACACCGCCGCCCTCCCGGACCTCGATCGCCTCGACCAGCAGCTCGGCCACGTCGACGACCTCGATCTCGTCCTCGAAGCCGCCGGTCTTGCGGCCGTCCTCGAACATCGTGGTACACATCGGGCAAGCGACGACGAACTTCTCGACGGCGGGACCGACGGCCGTGTCCTCCAGCGCTTCGCGCAGCCGCTCCTCGCTGGGTTTGGGGTCCTCGTCGAACTCCATCCAAAGGCCGCCGCCGCCGCCGCCGCAGCAGAACGAGTCGCTCCGGTTGCGCGGCATCTCAGCCAGTTCGCAGCCGGTGGCGCGAACGAGGTCGCGAGGTGCCTCGTACTCGCCGCTGTAGCGGCCGAGGTGACAGGGGTCGTGGTAGGTGACCGTGTAGTCGAGTTCGTCGCCGCGGAGGCCGAGCCGCCCCTCGTTCACGAGGTCCTCGACGACCTGCGTCCAGTGGAAGACGGGCGCGCCGTCCCAGTTCTCTTCGGGCACCTCCATCATCGGGTCGTCGGCGAATTCCCGAAAGTCGACCTCGGGGTACTCGTGCTCGAAGGTGTTCATCGCGTGGGGGTCGGTACAGACGATCTTCTCGAACTCGCAGTCGTCGAACGTGTCGACGAGGGTCGCGGCCTGCTCGACGAAGAGGAACTCCTCGCCGACGCGGCGCACGTCGTTGCCGTCGTACACCTCGTCGTCGTAGCAGATGCCGTAGTCCACGTCGGCCCGCTCGAAGATCCGGGCGAGCGAGCGGGCGACCGTCCCGTTGCGGTCGTCGAAGCTCGGGTAGTCGCCGACGTACCAGAGGTACTCGACGGACTCCTCGCGGGCGTCCGTCGGCTCGGTGTCGAGGTCGTCGGCCCAGTCCGCGCGATCCCGCTGGGGCTCGCCGAAGGTGTTGCCCTGCTGCATCACGTTCTGGAAGACGTCCTGGACGTTCCCGTCGAGGTCGCCCTGGTCGACGAGCTGGCGGTTCATCCGGGTGAACGAATCGAGGTGTTCGATCTCGACGGGACAGGCGTCCATGCAGGCCATACAGGCCATGCAGGACTCCATCGTCGCGGCGTCGACGACGGAGGTGCCGCCGTCGGCGACGATGTCCACCGCCTCGCCGTCGGCGTCGCGGCTCTCGCGATAGCTCTTCAGATCGAGGATCACGTCGCGCGGGTCGAGCGGGCGCCCGGCGGCCTTGGCGGGGCAGGCCGACGAGCAGCGGCCGCAGTTGGTGCAGGCGTCCTGGTCGAGCAGCTCCTTCCAGGTGAAATCGTCGATGGACTCGGCGTTCGTGGCGTCCAGGTCGGCGGGGACGCCGGGCAGGCGCCGACCGGCGTCCTCGTCGCGAGCGACGACGTTGGCGGCCGAGGCGAGCATGTGGAACGGTTTCCCGAGCGGGAGCGCGGCGATAAAGGCCAGCGCCAGGATCGAGTGACTCCACCAGACGAGCGGGTAGGCCGCCTCGGCCGTCGCGGGGGTCACACCGACGCCGTCGAGAGCGAGCGCGACCGCCCAGCCGACGAAGCTCACCGTCTCGAACGCCGGGAAGTCCTGCCCGAGGATGCGGACGCCCTCGGTGAGATAGCCGCCGACCCCCAAGAGAAAGAGGGCCCAGATAAAGAGGTCGTCCTCGGCGGAGGTGTGGCGGCCCCACAGGCGCTCGTCGCGGGCGGCGTACCGACGATAGAGGAAGACGCCGAGCCCGACGACGAACAGCAGGCCCATCGCGTCGACGACGAACGAGTAGGAGAGGTAGAAGTCCCCGACGAAGAAGGACTCGCCGGTGAGCGGGCCGTAGAGGTCCATGTCGATGCCGAGGATGGTGGTCGCGATGAGGAGGGTGAGAAAGCCCCAGAGGACGAACGCGTGGGCGAGCCCCGCGACCACGTCGCCGTCGCGCAGCGTTCGGTTCGAGAGGATGGTCCCCGCCGCGGAGACGACTCGCCGAGGGAGGTCGTCGAGCCCGTTGAGGGGGTCCTCGCGGCCCTCGGCGTAGCGGGCGACCCGGCGGTACGACCCCAGCAGGAAGACGGCGATGGCGACGGCGGCCAGATAGTAGAACGCCGCCTTCCCGACGGGGCCGATCCCCCAGAACGTCGGGCGGGTCGGCGCGTCGGCCTGGAGCAAGAGCATACTAGAACCCGGTCGGTTGCGCCCTTAACGCTTGTCACGATCTCACACGACCACGGCCGATGACCGTCGTCGCGTTTGTCGGTTTCGACGGCCGCGGTCGGGGCCGGGCGAGCGACGGTCGTCCCGGTCGGCCGCGGCCCGCCTCGACCGCCTCCAGGTGTCAACAATTATTTAGGTGAGCGTCCCCGAATTGCGGTTCGGGCAATGGACGAAAAGACAGCAGAACTGCGGGACATCTTCATGGACGTTTCCGACGAGGAGACGGTCACGGAGACCCAGGAGGAGCCGCGGGGCTCCATCGCGGACCAGCCGGACGAGGCGACGATCCGCGAGCGCCTGCGGGGGGTCGTCGAGGCGCTCGCCGACCGCTACGACTTCGACTCGACGTTCGAGACGGAGACGTACGTCGAGTTGGTCCAGGGGTTCTACGACGAGGGGTCCGACGAGGCGATCGCCGAGGAACTCGGCGTGTCGCCCGACGAAGTGTTCCGCGCACGCATGGATCTGCACCTGTTCCGGGGGGACGACACCGCGGCACCGTTCGACGTCGGCGAGTTGCGCCGCCGTCGCGACGCCGACGACGCCGCGCTGGCCGACGAGTTCGACGTCGACGAGTCGACGCTGGCCCACTACCGCCGCGTCGTCGACGCCCAGGTCGCCGCCCGGGCGGCGAACTACCGCTACCGAACCGAGTTCGACGAGATATGCACCGACGCCGCCATCTCGGGGTCGCTCACCGAGTCCGTCACCGACGACGGCCTCGACGAGGCCGCCGAGGACATCGAGACCGACGTCTCGTTCTGAGCGGCGGCTTCGACGATTTTTCGACCGTGTGACATCCGTCCGGGTTCGACTCGCGCCAGTCAGTTTCGCGTGGGGAATCGACAACTGACCCTGAAAACGGATTCCCGGTGCGACTCGGCCGGACAGGAGAACAACTTAGAATCCACACCTCGTCGTTCGACCCGTCGAACGGAATGACGACTATCGTCGCAGTCCGACACGGTGAGACGACGTGGAACCGGAAGCGACGAGTGCAGGGCTGGGCGCCTGCCCCACTCACCGACCGCGGTCGAGCGCAAGCCGACCGACTCGGCGTAGCGCTGGCGAAAGGATACGATATCGACCGTGTTCTGTCGTCGGACCTGTCTCGGACGGAGGAGACGGTGGCGGTCCTGCGCGACCACGTCGACGCGCCCGTCACGTACGAATCGGCGTGGCGCGAACGTGACGTTGGCGTCCATCAGGGCGTATCGGTCGAAGAGATGTCCGAGCGGTTCCCCGAGTACGACCTCGCAGAGAGCGGCCCGGGCGCGGCGCGCAGGCGGCCGGAGAGCGGTGAGAGTCTCGCGGATGTCCGCGAGCGCGTCATCGAACGATGGGAGAAGGCACTGGAGGAGTGCGAACCGATCGAAACTGTCCTCGTCGTGACCCACGGTGGCCCCATTCGCCTGCTTCTCGGACACCTGAAGGACCTCGATATCGTCGAAACAATTCTGGAGCAGTCACAGGGCAACTGTTCGATCAACGAGTTCGAGTTCGACCACGAGACGGGTGCGGTGCGGATCGTTCGCGAGAACGACACCGGCCACTGCTGAATCGGCCGCAGTCGCCGACATTTGGCATCCGCGCGCCTGCAGCGCGCGGTTCACGCGAGCGGCGGAGCCGCTCGCGCTTTTTCACCCATGTTTTTGACGGAGGGGTGCCCGCAGCGAGCAAAGCGAGCGAGGACACCCCTCCGCGAAAAGGATGGCTGCGAGAACTTAAGACCGAAAGCGCGGCCATCGCCGACCATGCACACGTTCCGCGACGTGGCGACGGCGGCGTACTGCCCGCGGAAGCTCTACTACCGTCACCGCGACCCCTCGGCCGACGAGGACGTTCCCCAGGAGGTCCACGCCCGCCGGGATCTCGCCTTTCGCTACCCCGAACTGCTGGAGTCGGACCCCGAGGTCCAGGCCGCCCCCATCGAGGTGACGCCGACGCAGTACCGCTCGCGGCTCGGCCGCCTGCGCGCGAGCCTCGACGCCTGGGACGACCTGGTCGACCCCGCCGACCGCGAGGTGCTGCTGGAGGGTCGAGAGTGTCGCGGGATCGCCCACAAGGTGCTGGCGGGTCCACCGCGGCCGTCGCTGGTGTTCGCGGGAGCGCCACCCGAACAGGGGGTCTGGGAACCCCAAACCGTCCGACTCGTCGCTGCCGCCAAAGCGTTGGCCTGGGAACGCGAGACCACGGTCGAGCACGCCTTCGCCGAGTACCCCGCCTACGGCGTCGTCCGCGAGGTGCCGCTCACGACCCGCCGGAAGGCGACCTACCGCTCGGCCGTCCGCACCGCCGACGCCATCGACGGCCCGCCCTCCCGGACCGCCAACCGCGAGAAGTGCGCGCCCTGCGACTACCAGGGCCAGTGCGGTGTGACGACGCGGTCACTGAAATCGATGCTGTGAGCGACTGTGCGGTCGCCGTCCCCCGCGATCGTTTGCGCTGGTGAGCGTGCCAGAGCGGTTCGACCCCCCCGTTTCGGGTCGAACTACGCGGCGTCGTGTTCGGCGAGCCACGCCTCGATCTCGTCGGCCATCGCGCCGCGGCGGTGGATCTCCCCGGATTCGACGTCGACGACGGTGCTCTCCATCCCGTCGGTGCGCCCGCCGTCGACGACAGCGCTCACCTGCTCGCGGATTTCGTCGCTCAGCTCGGAGACCTCGCGGACGCTGCCGGTTCCCGAGAGATTGGCGCTCGTCGCGGTGACGGGCACGTCGGCCGCCTCGAACAGTTCGAGCGCGAGGTCGTGGTCGGGGACCCGGACGCCCACCTTCTCGCGACCGGCGGTCAGCACGTCGGGGACCATCTCGCGCCGCTGGACCACGACCGTGACGGGGCCGGGCAGGAACGCCCGCATGAACCGCAGTTCCCGCTCGGTCGGGTCGACGTACTCGGTGGCCCGCTCGACGCTCGGGACGCCCAGCGAGACCGGTTTGTCGCGGTCGCGCCCTTTCGCCTCGAACACCCGCTCGACCGCGTCGGCGTCGACGGCGTTGGCGCCCATCCCGTAGACGGTTTCGGTGGGGTAGACCGCGAGGTCGCCGCCCGCGATGGCCTGCGCGGCTCGTTCCACGTCACTCATTGTCGATGGTCGGTCGGTCGTCGGCAAAAGCGTGACGCGATTCGATGAGTAGCGACTGATTCGACTGTACTCGACGGCGGACGATGGACGCCATCGGCACGCTCGCTGAGAGTCGAGTTGACCGCAGGTGACAGCAGGCGCTGAAAGCCCTCACCGCGCTCGCGGTCGCTGAGACGGGATATCCGCGCTCTCCGCACTACCCGCGCGGATAGTGGCCCGCTCAGGCGACCACGTAAACGCGAGCGCGCCTCGCCCTTTCAGTCCACCAGGCACCACGACCGCCCCGCACAGCACCGCAGACGGCCACGATCCTCCCCAACCGATTCCCTCGCTCGCGGTGCTCGCTCAGTCATCCCTCGCACGACTATTTCGAGCGGCTCTCACACGGTTCGAGCACGCTCGACAGCGCGCGCCGGGCTGAACGAGTCAGACCCGCGAAAACGGAGTCCGTCGAATAGCGTTTCAGTCGTCGGCTTCGGCCTGTTCGGCGCGGGGGACGGTCACGTCGGTGAGGTTGCTCTCGATCTCTTCGCGGCGGTCCTCGAACTTCCCGGGGAGGACGAGCCGGCCGCCCAGGTCGTCGAGCGGTTCGTCGCTGTCGTAGCCGGGCTCGCTCGTGGCGAGTTCGAAGAGGACGCCGCCGTGCTCACGGAAGTACACCGAGCGGAACCAGTGGCGGTCGATCTGCTGGGTGGGGCTGAGCCCGCGCGAGCGGACGGCCGAACGCATCCCCTCCTGATCCTCGTCGGTGGGCGTCTGGAAGGCGACGTGATGCACCGTGCCGTGGCCCTGGCGACCGCCCTGGATGGTCGGGAGCACGTCGACGTACTGCCCCACCTCGCCGGTCGCCTCGAAGCGGGTGCGCTCGTCGCCGGGCGTGTCGCCCTCGGCCTCCTCGGTACCGACGCGTTCGAGGCCCATCGTCTCCAGCAGCTCCTCGGTGGGCTGGGGGTCGGCGAGCCACAGCGTCACCGAGTGGAAGCCCCGAATCGCGTGTTCGGCGGGGACGAACTCCGTCCAGGGGACGGTGGGGTCGTCGTCGGGAATCTCGACTTCGACGAGTTCGACGGGGAGGCCGTCGGGGTCCTCGAAGGGGAGGACGGTCTCGCCGAAGCGGTCGACGCGGTCGTCGTAGTCGACGCCGTGGTCGTCGAAGCGGTCCTCCCAGTAGTCGAGGCTGCCCTCGGGGACGCGGAAGGCGGTGCGGGAGACCTGCCCGGAGCCGACTTTCCCCTGGGTCATCCCCTCCCAGGGGAAGAAGGTCATGCTCGTCCCGGGGGTCCCCTCCGCGTCGGCGAAAAAGAAGTGGTAGGTGCCGGGGTCGTCCTGGTTGATCGAGCGCTTGACCAGGCGCAGGCCCAGGGTCTCGACCCAGAAGTCCATGTTCTGCTGGGGGTCGCCCGCGATACAGGTGACGTGGTGGATGCCCGGTGTCGGGTTCGGATCTGCCATTGGTGCTCCTACGCGCTCGCGGTACTTCAAAAGGCGCTGACATCGATGTCACCGGGTCTCGTCGGTGTCCGTGGCGGCGTGCCAGCGGCCGAAGACCGCCGAATCGGGCGCTACAGCTCGTCCATCGCCGCTTCGACGTCGTCGTAGTCGGGGAAGTCGGGCCACTCGTCGGCGACCCAGGCGTACTGGACGACCCGTTCGCCGTCGAGGACGAAGACGGCAGGGCGCGGTTCCTCGACGCCGGCCATCCCGTCGAGGTCGTTGACGATGTCGAACCGTTCGGCGACCCCGTTGCTCGGGTCGGAGTACAGCCGCGCGTCGACGCCGCGGTCCTCGATCAGGTCGGCGTGTTCGTACGGCGAGGAGATCGACAGCCCGACGACCTGGCAGTCGTCGCGGTCGAGCCAGCCGCGGTCGCGGACCTCGTTCCAGACGTAGGTGGCGGGAAAGGCGCCGTCCATCGAGTGAAAGAGGAGGACGACCGGCGCCTCGTCGGTCAGCGTCGAGAGGGCGACGTCCTCCCAGAACTCGGGGCCGACGAGCGGGCGCTCGAAGTCGGGGACGCGGTCGCCGACCTCGGGGTGGTCGGTCTCGGGGAGGTCGACGACCTCGAAGGGCAGGTCCATTCAGGCGCCTCCCTTCGAGCGCTCGCCGTAGGTGGCCTCGAGGTACTCGACGATATTGGCGCTCTCGGACATCGTGACGCCGGTCGACTCGTCGACGATGGCCGGCACGGAGCGCTTGCCGGTCAATCGCTGGACGGCGTCGCGGTCGCTGTGCATGGGTTCGACGAACCGCGAGCGGTAGTCGAGGTCGTACGCCTCCAGGGTGCGGACGACCCGCTCGCAGAACGGGCAGGCCTGCAGCCGGTAGAGCGTGATGGCTGGGTCGCTCATCTGGCCGGAAGTAGGGCCAACAGTCGGGTAAGCGCTTCGCCCCCGGCAGTCGCGACGACGTCGGCCCGGACCGTCCTCAGGTCCCGACGGCGCCCACCTGCACCTTCCAGAGGTCGGCGTACTTCCCGTCCAGGTCGAGCAGTTCGTCGTGGGTGCCCTGTTCGACGATCGCGCCGTCGTCCACGACGACGATGCGGTCGGCGTCTCGCACCGTCGACAGGCGGTGGGCGACGACGAAGGTGGTGCGGTCTTCGGTCACCGCGTCGAGCGAGCGCTGGATCAGTACCTCGGTCCGGTTGTCGACGTGGCTGGTCGCCTCGTCGAAGATGAACATCGGCGGGTCCGCCAACAGCACACGAGCGAGGGCGATGCGCTGGCGCTGGCCGCCCGAGAGCATGACGCCGCGCTCGCCGACCTCGGCGTCGTAGCCTTGCTCCAGGCTCGCGATGAACTCGTGGGCGCCGGCCTCGCGGGCGGCGGCCTCGACCGCGTCGTCGGTAGCGTCGTCGACACTGTAGGCGATGTTCTCGCGGATCGTCCCGGTGAACAGGAACGGGTCCTGGGCGACGTAGCCGATCGAGGTTCGGAGGCTCTCGCGGGTGATGTCGCGGGCGTCGGTGCCGTCGACGCGGACGCTCCCCTCGTCGGGGTCGTAGTACGCCTGAAGGAGCTTTAGCAGGGTGGACTTGCCGGCGCCGGTCTCGCCGACGAGGCCGACGGTCTCGCCCGATTCCACGGCCAGGTCGATGTCGTGGAGGACGCGCTCGTCGGTTCCGGGATAGGCGAAGGACGCGTCGTCGTACTCGACGCGGCCGTCGGGGTCGTTGAGTTCCGTGCGTCCGTCCTCGCGGGGCGGTTCGATGCGCTGGACGCCGAGGATCCGTTTCGCGGAGGCTGTGGCGCCCTTGTAGAGGCCGGTCACCCAGGCGAGGAAGCGAACCGGGAGGACGAGCTGCTGGGTGTAGTACATGAACGGGACGAGCTCGCCGGCGGTGATGGTGCCGGGCAGGAACCAGAATCGGCTGTCGATGGCCCACTCGGTGCCGACGAACAGCGTCGCGACGAAGGCGACGCCGGCGATCATCCGGAGGGCGGGCTGGTGGCCGACGCCGACCATGTGGGCGCGCCAGCTCGCCGTTCGATGGGTAGCCGACCGGTCGGTGACCCGCTCGGTCTCGTAGCGCTCGCCGCCGAACGCCTTGACGGTCTGGATACCGCTGATGTTCGTCTCCAGCAGGGCGTTCAGGATCCCGGTCTCTTCGCGCACGTCGTCGTTGCGCGCTTCGTGGCGCGCGCCGAACCAGACGTTGGCGGCCAGCAACAGGGGCGCGACGGCGACGGAGACGAGCGCGAGCTGCCAGTTCAACAGCGCCATGTAGACGACGGAGCTGGCGAACATCGCGGCGGCGACGACCCCGAGGTTCGGGCCGACTTCGAGGAACTGCTCCAGGGAGTTCACGTCGTTGTTGAGGACGCTCATCACCTCGCCGGTCTGCTGGGTGTCGAAGAATCCCATGTCCAGGCGCTGGACCCGGTCGAAGGCGTCGACCCTGATACGGTGGAGGGTGCGCTGGGCGAACAGGAAAAACGAGTACTCGGCGACGATCCCGAAGGTCATGTCGACGAGCTTCAGGCCGACCAGCAGCGCGGCGGTGAACCAGAGCATCCCGGTCGGCTCGGCCGGGATCCATCCCGCCGGCACGAGCGGCAGGTCGTAGCCCTCTCCGTTGAACATCGCGTCGAAGGCGAGCCCGACGACGAACATGTCGAGGTTCGAGAGGAACTGTGCGATCACCGACGAGACGGTGCCGGCGCCGACCCACCGCAGGTTCCCGCGGCCGCCGTCGCGCAACAGCGAGAGGAGCGGCCGGCGCACGTCGTCGGCCGCCGCCGCGATGGCTCCGCGGCCGCTCTCGCTTCCGCCCTCGTCGCTCGCGGGTCGTTCCTCGCTATCGCTCATCGCGACGCCTCCCCGTCGATCGCGGATTCGATGCGCTCGGAGGGCCGGTCCTCCGCACGCGCCCGCTGCAGGAACGTCTCCGAGACGGCGTCGGTGTCGCCCACCTGCACTCTCCAGAGGTCGGCGTACAGGCCGTCGCGCTCGACGAGTTCCTCGTGACTTCCCTGCTCGACGACCCGGCCGTCGTCGACGACGACGATGGTGTCCGCGTTGCGCACGGTCGACAACCGGTGGGCGATGGCGAGCGTCGTCCGCTCGCCCGCCAGCGCGTCGATGCTCTCCTGGATCTGGCGCTCGGTCTCGTTGTCGACGTGGCTGGTCGCCTCGTCGAGGACGAGGATCTCCGGCTCCCGGAGCAGGGCACGGGCGATGGCGATCCGCTGGCGCTGGCCCCCCGAGAGGCTCTCGCCGCGCTCGCCGACCTGCGTGTCGTAGCCGTCGTCCAGATCGGTGACGAAGTCGTGAGCGCCCGCGAGCTTCGCGGCGTGTTCGACGTCCGCGTCACTGGCGTCGTCGCTCGCGGCTCCACTGTCGCCGCTCGCGCGTTCCGAGGGCTCCCGCTGGTCGCCCTCGCGGACCCCGTACCCGATGTTCTCGCGGATCGTCCCGTAGAACAGGAACGGGTCCTGGGAGACGTAGCCGAGGTGCTCGCGCAGGCTCCGCGGGGACACGTCGGTCACGTCCTGGCCGTCGACGGTGACCCTGCCCGCGTCGGCCTCGTAGAAGCGAAAGAGCAGTTTCGTGATCGTCGACTTGCCGGCGCCGGTCGGGCCGACGATACCGACGAGCGAACCCGGCTCGGCCGTAAAGCTCACGTCCGAGAGCTGCTGTTCGTCGCTGCTCTCGTAGCCGAAGTCGACGCGGTCGTACTCGATGCGGCCCCCGGTGACGCGGAGGTCGTCGCCGGTCTCGTTCGCCTGCCGGTCGGTCTCGAGGACGGCGACGATGCGTT
This DNA window, taken from Halosimplex litoreum, encodes the following:
- a CDS encoding conditioned medium-induced protein 4; amino-acid sequence: MDEKTAELRDIFMDVSDEETVTETQEEPRGSIADQPDEATIRERLRGVVEALADRYDFDSTFETETYVELVQGFYDEGSDEAIAEELGVSPDEVFRARMDLHLFRGDDTAAPFDVGELRRRRDADDAALADEFDVDESTLAHYRRVVDAQVAARAANYRYRTEFDEICTDAAISGSLTESVTDDGLDEAAEDIETDVSF
- a CDS encoding CRISPR-associated protein Cas4, with amino-acid sequence MHTFRDVATAAYCPRKLYYRHRDPSADEDVPQEVHARRDLAFRYPELLESDPEVQAAPIEVTPTQYRSRLGRLRASLDAWDDLVDPADREVLLEGRECRGIAHKVLAGPPRPSLVFAGAPPEQGVWEPQTVRLVAAAKALAWERETTVEHAFAEYPAYGVVREVPLTTRRKATYRSAVRTADAIDGPPSRTANREKCAPCDYQGQCGVTTRSLKSML
- a CDS encoding glutaredoxin family protein produces the protein MSDPAITLYRLQACPFCERVVRTLEAYDLDYRSRFVEPMHSDRDAVQRLTGKRSVPAIVDESTGVTMSESANIVEYLEATYGERSKGGA
- a CDS encoding redoxin domain-containing protein — protein: MDLPFEVVDLPETDHPEVGDRVPDFERPLVGPEFWEDVALSTLTDEAPVVLLFHSMDGAFPATYVWNEVRDRGWLDRDDCQVVGLSISSPYEHADLIEDRGVDARLYSDPSNGVAERFDIVNDLDGMAGVEEPRPAVFVLDGERVVQYAWVADEWPDFPDYDDVEAAMDEL
- a CDS encoding histidine phosphatase family protein; translated protein: MRLGRTGEQLRIHTSSFDPSNGMTTIVAVRHGETTWNRKRRVQGWAPAPLTDRGRAQADRLGVALAKGYDIDRVLSSDLSRTEETVAVLRDHVDAPVTYESAWRERDVGVHQGVSVEEMSERFPEYDLAESGPGAARRRPESGESLADVRERVIERWEKALEECEPIETVLVVTHGGPIRLLLGHLKDLDIVETILEQSQGNCSINEFEFDHETGAVRIVRENDTGHC
- a CDS encoding helix-turn-helix domain-containing protein: MGLIAEFRLTGADLALVDVAAGVPAATVEFESVQAAPSGPPEFVVRTVGADREAVEAAFAEADSVTDHSLVVADGDTRRYQCRPTGGPPEGLEALADNRSVPDRVTVTPDGWTERRWFADREEFDAFREFCRANDYTFGLDRLVEVDDDTGASDAEEPGPFGAVDGDASRPPGMTQPQREALVLAHEMGYFDVPRTASTADVADELGVAPASCSERLRRAQSHLVAQFRRADTNIKPRID
- a CDS encoding ABC transporter ATP-binding protein, with translation MSDSEERPASDEGGSESGRGAIAAAADDVRRPLLSLLRDGGRGNLRWVGAGTVSSVIAQFLSNLDMFVVGLAFDAMFNGEGYDLPLVPAGWIPAEPTGMLWFTAALLVGLKLVDMTFGIVAEYSFFLFAQRTLHRIRVDAFDRVQRLDMGFFDTQQTGEVMSVLNNDVNSLEQFLEVGPNLGVVAAAMFASSVVYMALLNWQLALVSVAVAPLLLAANVWFGARHEARNDDVREETGILNALLETNISGIQTVKAFGGERYETERVTDRSATHRTASWRAHMVGVGHQPALRMIAGVAFVATLFVGTEWAIDSRFWFLPGTITAGELVPFMYYTQQLVLPVRFLAWVTGLYKGATASAKRILGVQRIEPPREDGRTELNDPDGRVEYDDASFAYPGTDERVLHDIDLAVESGETVGLVGETGAGKSTLLKLLQAYYDPDEGSVRVDGTDARDITRESLRTSIGYVAQDPFLFTGTIRENIAYSVDDATDDAVEAAAREAGAHEFIASLEQGYDAEVGERGVMLSGGQRQRIALARVLLADPPMFIFDEATSHVDNRTEVLIQRSLDAVTEDRTTFVVAHRLSTVRDADRIVVVDDGAIVEQGTHDELLDLDGKYADLWKVQVGAVGT
- a CDS encoding heterodisulfide reductase-related iron-sulfur binding cluster — translated: MLLLQADAPTRPTFWGIGPVGKAAFYYLAAVAIAVFLLGSYRRVARYAEGREDPLNGLDDLPRRVVSAAGTILSNRTLRDGDVVAGLAHAFVLWGFLTLLIATTILGIDMDLYGPLTGESFFVGDFYLSYSFVVDAMGLLFVVGLGVFLYRRYAARDERLWGRHTSAEDDLFIWALFLLGVGGYLTEGVRILGQDFPAFETVSFVGWAVALALDGVGVTPATAEAAYPLVWWSHSILALAFIAALPLGKPFHMLASAANVVARDEDAGRRLPGVPADLDATNAESIDDFTWKELLDQDACTNCGRCSSACPAKAAGRPLDPRDVILDLKSYRESRDADGEAVDIVADGGTSVVDAATMESCMACMACMDACPVEIEHLDSFTRMNRQLVDQGDLDGNVQDVFQNVMQQGNTFGEPQRDRADWADDLDTEPTDAREESVEYLWYVGDYPSFDDRNGTVARSLARIFERADVDYGICYDDEVYDGNDVRRVGEEFLFVEQAATLVDTFDDCEFEKIVCTDPHAMNTFEHEYPEVDFREFADDPMMEVPEENWDGAPVFHWTQVVEDLVNEGRLGLRGDELDYTVTYHDPCHLGRYSGEYEAPRDLVRATGCELAEMPRNRSDSFCCGGGGGGLWMEFDEDPKPSEERLREALEDTAVGPAVEKFVVACPMCTTMFEDGRKTGGFEDEIEVVDVAELLVEAIEVREGGGVAAGESGTAESPADD
- a CDS encoding ring-cleaving dioxygenase, whose protein sequence is MADPNPTPGIHHVTCIAGDPQQNMDFWVETLGLRLVKRSINQDDPGTYHFFFADAEGTPGTSMTFFPWEGMTQGKVGSGQVSRTAFRVPEGSLDYWEDRFDDHGVDYDDRVDRFGETVLPFEDPDGLPVELVEVEIPDDDPTVPWTEFVPAEHAIRGFHSVTLWLADPQPTEELLETMGLERVGTEEAEGDTPGDERTRFEATGEVGQYVDVLPTIQGGRQGHGTVHHVAFQTPTDEDQEGMRSAVRSRGLSPTQQIDRHWFRSVYFREHGGVLFELATSEPGYDSDEPLDDLGGRLVLPGKFEDRREEIESNLTDVTVPRAEQAEADD
- a CDS encoding L-threonylcarbamoyladenylate synthase, whose product is MSDVERAAQAIAGGDLAVYPTETVYGMGANAVDADAVERVFEAKGRDRDKPVSLGVPSVERATEYVDPTERELRFMRAFLPGPVTVVVQRREMVPDVLTAGREKVGVRVPDHDLALELFEAADVPVTATSANLSGTGSVREVSELSDEIREQVSAVVDGGRTDGMESTVVDVESGEIHRRGAMADEIEAWLAEHDAA